Proteins encoded in a region of the Cheilinus undulatus linkage group 8, ASM1832078v1, whole genome shotgun sequence genome:
- the LOC121514191 gene encoding golgin subfamily A member 6-like protein 22, whose amino-acid sequence MEDTLDQEFVIEDNVILALRERLAMQEAESLKKEEIIQSLRLDIINLEQYRQVNPEIEALKRSLAKEQEESKQEVKSLNSVIQTLQTTVEDRDQKVSYLQEEVEQLASDLRTEQDKNSSLQRDNKAAISQSQKDKKKSGKLENMVSSQENVKRLMSDLKREQATNSSLQRDYKATLYQVQKAKKKSEDQEKMVSSLQEKIKLLTSDLKREQAANSSLQRDYKATLYQVQKTKKKLEDQEKIVSSLQEKVKQLKSDLKREQDKICSLQRDYKSTVSQGPKNSQKSEDQENMVSSLQEKVKQLKSDLKREEDKNSSLQRDYKATVSQGPKNSQKSEDQENMVSSLQEKVKRLTSDLKREQDKNSSLQRDNKAAISQSQKEKQELKELEHLLSSQQEEVERLMSTLKREEDKNISLQGNYKATVSQGQKDKKKSEDLENMVTSLQEKVEWLMSDLKREQDKNSSLQRDYKATVSQGPKNSQKSEDQENMVSSLQEKVKRLTSDLKREQDKNSSLQRDNKAAISQSQKEKQELKELEHLLSSQQEEVERLMSTLKREEDKNISLQGNYKAAVSQGQKDKKKSEDLENMVTSLQEKVEWLMSDLKREQDKNCSLQRDYKATVSQRPKNFQKSEDQEKMVSSLQEKIKLLTSDLKREQDKNSSLQRDYKATISLGQKDKKELKELERLFSSQQEEVERLVTTLKREEDKNISLRGDYKAALSQGQKDKKKSEELENLVSSLQEEVKQLMSDLSQRPKNAKTQGKPKCR is encoded by the coding sequence ATGGAGGACACGCTGGATCAGGAATTTGTGATTGAAGACAATGTGATCCTGGCACTGAGGGAGCGCCTTGCCATGCAGGAGGCAGAGAGTCTCAAGAAAGAGGAGATAATCCAATCCCTGCGTCTCGACATTATCAATTTAGAGCAGTACAGGCAGGTAAATCCTGAAATTGAGGCATTGAAGAGAAGCCTTGCAAAGGAACAGGAGGAAAGTAAGCAGGAAGTAAAATCTCTGAACTCCGTTATTCAGACACTACAGACTACAGTGGAGGACAGAGACCAGAAGGTTTCCTATCTGCAGGAGGAAGTGGAGCAGTTGGCATCAGACCTCAGAACAGAACAAGATAAAAACAGTTCTCTTCAGAGGGACAACAAGGCCGCCATCTCCCAGAGCCAGAAGgacaaaaagaaatcaggaaaacTGGAAAACATGGTTTCCTCGCAGGAAAACGTCAAACGATTGATGTCAGACCTGAAAAGAGAGCAGGCCACAAACAGTTCTCTTCAGAGGGACTACAAGGCCACCCTCTACCAGGTCCAGAAGGCCAAAAAGAAATCAGAGGACCAGGAAAAAATGGTTTCCTCCCTGCAGGAGAAAATCAAACTGTTGACATCAGACCTGAAAAGAGAGCAGGCCGCAAACAGTTCTCTTCAGAGGGACTACAAGGCCACCCTCTACCAGGTCCAGAAAACCAAAAAGAAATTAGAGGACCAGGAAAAAATAGTTTCCTCCCTGCAGGAGAAAGTCAAACAGTTAAAGTCAGACCTGAAAAGAGAGCAAGACAAAATCTGTTCTCTTCAGAGAGACTACAAGTCCACTGTCTCCCAGGGTCCAAAAAATTCCCAGAAATCAGAGGACCAGGAAAATATGGTTTCCTCCCTGCAGGAGAAAGTCAAACAGTTAAAGTCAGACCTGAAAAGAGAGGAAGACAAAAACAGTTCTCTTCAGAGAGACTACAAGGCCACTGTCTCACAGGGTCCAAAGAATTCCCAGAAATCAGAGGACCAGGAAAATATGGTTTCCTCCCTGCAGGAGAAAGTCAAACGGTTGACATCGGACCTGAAAAGAGAGCAAGACAAAAACAGTTCTCTTCAGAGGGACAACAAGGCCGCCATCTCCCAGAGCCAGAAGGAAAAACAGGAATTGAAAGAACTGGAACACTTGCTCTCGTCACAGCAGGAGGAAGTGGAACGGTTGATGTCAACCCTGAAAAGAGaggaagacaaaaacatttctcttCAGGGGAACTACAAGGCCACCGTCTCCCAGGGCCAGAAGgacaaaaagaaatcagaagACCTGGAAAACATGGTTACCTCACTGCAGGAAAAAGTCGAATGGTTGATGTCAGACCTGAAAAGAGAGCAAGACAAAAACAGTTCTCTTCAGAGAGACTACAAGGCCACTGTCTCACAGGGTCCAAAGAATTCCCAGAAATCAGAGGACCAGGAAAATATGGTTTCCTCCCTGCAGGAGAAAGTCAAACGGTTGACATCGGACCTGAAAAGAGAGCAAGACAAAAACAGTTCTCTTCAGAGGGACAACAAGGCCGCCATCTCCCAGAGCCAGAAGGAAAAACAGGAATTGAAAGAACTGGAACACTTGCTCTCGTCACAGCAGGAGGAAGTGGAACGGTTGATGTCAACCCTGAAAAGAGaggaagacaaaaacatttctcttCAGGGGAACTACAAGGCTGCTGTCTCCCAGGGCCAGAAGGACAAAAAGAAATCGGAAGACCTGGAAAACATGGTTACCTCACTGCAGGAAAAAGTCGAATGGTTGATGTCAGACCTGAAAAGAGAGCAAGACAAAAACTGTTCTCTTCAGAGAGACTACAAGGCCACTGTCTCCCAGCGTCCGAAGAATTTCCAGAAATCAGAGGACCAGGAAAAAATGGTTTCCTCCCTGCAGGAGAAAATCAAACTGTTGACATCAGACCTGAAAAGAGAGCAAGACAAAAACAGTTCTCTTCAGAGGGACTACAAGGCCACCATCTCCCTGGGTCAGAAGGACAAAAAGGAACTGAAAGAACTGGAACGCTTGTTTTCGTCACAGCAGGAGGAAGTGGAACGGTTGGTGACAACCCTGAAAAGAGaggaagacaaaaacatttctcttCGGGGGGACTACAAGGCCGCTCTCTCCCAGGGCCAGAAGGACAAAAAGAAATCGGAAGAACTGGAAAACCTGGTTTCATCACTGCAGGAGGAAGTCAAACAGTTGATGTCAGACCTGTCACAAAGGCCAAAAAACGCAAAAACACAAGGGaaacccaaatgcagataa